CAGGTAGTGCTGGGAGAGGATAGTGGGTTCCTTAGATTTACCCTCCTAGCCTCTCATGAGCCAACAGTGATAGTGATTGTACCTAGACATTGGCCTGACCAGAGAGGCCAGAGATACTATTGCATAAAATCTcctcaaatgttttatttaaaaatatcttggctTTTgcagcacttgggtggctcagtaggttaagcctccgctcttgattttggctcaggtcatgatctcacagtcgtGGAGCTCCCAGTCATccggaagtctgcttgagattttctctcttcttctctctttgccctttcCCCACCTCCTTCTCACGTGgactctctcatgaatcaatcttttaaagaaatttcttggCTCTTAAACAATTTGACTTTCAAGTGCAGCCtcacagtttttgtttgttttttttttttaagattttatttatttattcatgagaggcacagagagaggcagagacaaaggcagagggaaaagcaggacccctgtggggagcctgctatgGAACCTGGACGgaaatcgatcccaggaccccaggatcatgatccgagccaaaggatccactgagccacctagatgccccagaGTGGTTTTTTAAATCCACTTCATTCTCCTAAAATCCTTGAAATGAAGTTTATTTAGCAACACCTCTCCCCAGTGCCTGACCAAAGTGTCTCGTTTATCTATCTGAATGGGTACCTCAAAATTGAGGCACTTATTACTCGCATTAGCTGCTTCCAAAGTCGTCAGTTCCTGCTCTTGCGCTCTGCACCACACATCTGACTTTTTGCCTCAGGTTCGGATTGTGACCAAGTGTGTTAGTGTGCGTGGTGCAGGTGTAGATTTTCTGCCTGAGACCGACGTGGCTTCGTCGGTCATCAGGAACGCCCGCATGGTGGGCGAGCCACGGCTGGCATGGGCCCGGCCCACGGTTCCCCCACACCGACTTTAAAGGCAGATCCcaggcgatccctgggtggctcagcggtttagcacctgcctttggcccagggcacgatcccggagtcccaggatcgagcccgcccgcgtcgggctcccggcatggagcccgcttctccctctgcctgtctctcctctctctatgactatcatgaataaataataaaaagtatttttaaaaataaaataaaaaaaaataaaggcagatcCCAGCTCCGGCGCACCCCGAGCCCAGCTGAAGCTAACCGAGCCTTCGTGAGCCATGGCCGCAGCTGTCGCACCAACCCCGGGGATTCGGCAGCTTcgctgcgccgccgccgccgccgcctaaGCGTCGCCATAGCAACGGCGCCCAGCGCGGAGCTGCAGGCCCGGCCTCCAGAGGCTCGCCCCGCCCACAGTTGCTCTGGCAACCGCGCCGCGCTCCGCAGGTTTGGGCTGCTTGGCCCCGCCCCATGGCCGTGCGTACGTGCGTCGTCTCTATGGTGGCGGCGGATTCGCGGCGACCGAACGATTCCCGGAGTCAGGCAAGTGATCCCGAGGCTGCGGGTGTGACCTCTGGCCCGGGCCGGGGGCTTCGGGGAGCCAGCTGAGAGAGGAGGGTCTGAGGGCTACCCTGCCTCAGGCCGCCTTCGCTCGGGCGCTGGGCGCCCCCGGGTCCTGTGCCATCGCCATCGCCATCGCCATCCCCACTCTGGGattcccgccccgccccgtgacTCAGCCCTGAGGCTCCCCTTTCCTGCTACCCAAGACCTCCCCACGCCAGACTCCGCATCGCCGTCCTCGGGGTCCCCATCACCTCCTGACCCACCCTCGGTGGTCTCCTTCAGTGCCTCGTGacagcaccccgccccccccattCCTCCTGCAGGAATCACCGCTGTCGTCTGTTTCCTGCGCGCCTGCGATTCGGCCCCGTCTCCGCTAGGATGTTCCGCCGGGAGCGCTCTATTCCGCTGCGAGGTTCGGCTGCAGCCCTGTGCAACAACCTCAGCGTGCTGCACGTACCCGCCCGCAACCTCACACATTTTGGGGTGGTCCATGGACCCAGCGCCCAGCTTCTCAGCGCTGCTCCTGAGGGTGTGCCGTTGGCCCAGCGCCAGCTCCACGCTAAGGAAGGAGCTGGAGTGAGCCCTCCACTTATCACCCAGGTAAGGCATGGCGTTGAGAGTGGTGTTACTGAACCCAGTCCTCATCTCTGTCCTTCCTCTACAAGTCTCAAGGAATCTGCCTTTCCCAACCCTCTAATTTCCCAGTCTTTTGAGTCCTGTCCTCCACTCTGACCACTTTTTCCTACCCTGGGCCACTTCCCTTTAGGTCCATTGGTGTGTCCTCCCTTTCCGGGTGTTGCTGGTACTCACCTCACATCGAGGAATACAGGTAAGAAGAGCTTCCTACCCTCCCTGACTAGAGTCTTCTCAACTTTTCCCCCAGGACCCTAGACCCTACCCCACTTGCTTCTAAACACAAATTCTTCACATGTTTAGCCTactcttatttctcattttcgTTCCTTCCATCTTTTCCAATTCCCAAGTGCCATCTCCACTACCTGCCTCTTTACTAGCTGTCTGACCTCAGGCAGTTAACTTCTCAGAGCTTCAGtgtcctctgtaaaatgggaataaaagtaGTGCCTGCCTCCCAGAGTCGTTTTGAGGATGAAATGGGCTAAAGCTAATGTGAGTATGTGAAGTACTCAGCATAGCTCAGCAAAGGTCAGCTGGATTGTGCTCCCATCCTTGCTCTTGTCTTCCAGATGTACGAGTCAGATGGTTCTGTCATGGTTTATTGGCACGCCCTGGACTCTGGAGACGTGTCTCCAGGTACCTGCAGGACTGAGTTGGGGTGAGGGTAGGGAGTGTTtggtggggctggaggaggtgCTATTTCTAATAGTATTCCCCTTTCATACTCAGTACAGGCTGTGTTTGCCCGAGGAATTGCTTCCAGTGGCCACTTCATCTGTGTGGGTGAGGGGGCCAAAGGGAGGGCATTGGGGAGGTCCTGAGGTAGAGGGGTGTGGGCTGTGGCTAGGAGGATGCTGAAGGTTTGGGGGGAATTTTTAGGGTTAGAGGGAAGGGTAGGAGTGAAGGGGGCTCTTACAGAGACTCCAAAAAAGCAAAGGAGGGCTTCAGAGGGGCAGGACAGGCTAGAATAACAGCAGTCAATGGAGGAGCAGAGCTGTTGGAGCAGTGAGTGGTGGGTTTGTTAcgaagggaggaaggatggagagagTGCTGTGTGTGGTGGTTGGAGACTTAGGAGGATCAGGAAGTCATCAGTGGGCACTGTGTTCTACAGGAACATGGTCAGGCCGGATACTGGTATTTGACATCCCAGCCAAGGGTCCCAACATTGTACTGAGTGAAGAGCTGGCTGGACACCAGACATCAGTCACAGACATTGCAACAGAGCCTGCCCAGGGACAGGTGAGTGGATTCCCCCTACAATTCCAGTGAGCCTGAGAGCTCTCCCACTTTGGCAGGTAGCAGACCTGGGTTTAAGTCTTGATTCCAACACTAAGCAGCTGGATCACTTTGGGCATATTGCAGCTCTTTCCCAGGCTTCAGCAACCTCAAGTCCAGTGATGAAGCCCTACATTCCATTTATGTGGCATTTAATAGTTCACGACCCCTTTTCAGTACTGGTGTGAATTGAGGAGTTGGGACAGATGGTGTCTAAGATGCTTTCTAACTCTGACATGTGCAGCTTCCTTTTCTGGACTTGGGCATGCCCTACTTATTTAGGCCCACCTCTAGTGCCACTCTCTTCAGGAAGCCATCCCCTTATTCCTGCTCCCACTAATCTCCCTTGGCTGGACCCTGAATTATTACTACCCTCAAAGACAACCCTTGTCTCCCTAATTGGATTACAAACCTGTTGAGAACAGGGTATGTATGTTCTAATTCATATTCTCCACTGCACCTGACCCAGAGCTGGGCCCATGAGCTATGTTGTTTGCCTGGGGTTGGGGGTTTTCAAGAGGCCTAGACTAGTCACGACTGTGACCAGCTCACTGCAAGACCTCCAGAAGATCATAACACTAtggtctcagcttcctcatccatCCAGCGAGGACAATGATATACCCCACTCCTCACACATGGTTTGTCAGGTCAGTGAGAGTCAGACTAAGGAATGCAAGGCgggggggcgcctgagtggcttagtcagttaagtaacAGCCTTCAGCTTgtattgtgatcctggggtcctgggatcgagccccacatcaggcttcctgctcagaggagagcctacttcttcctctccccgcccccttgCTGgtgatctctgtctctctctctctctctctctctcaaataaataacgtctttaaaaaaggaatgcaaGGGAGGCATTGTATGCATCCTGAGGAAACCCCATATCCAGCTGGTGAGGGCTCCACATTTTGCCCTTTCCTTGGAGAGGCAAAGATGCAAGTGAGGCCTCCCTTTCCCTTCTGGCCTGTATACAGCACCcagcaggggaggaagggaaggactGATCTTACTTTTCTTCTCAGGACTGCGTGGCTGACATGGTGACAGCAGATGACTCAGGCTTGCTATGTGTCTGGCAGTCAGGGCCCGAATTCAAATTAATGACCCGAATTCCAGGATTTGGGTAGGTGAGGTGGAAGGGGGCTGATACCTTCCTGAGTGGTCAGAGCAAATTTAAGTGGATTATCACCCTCGCAGGGTCCCGTGCCCTTCTGTGCAGCTATGGCACGGGATAGTCGCAGCAGGCTACGGGGATGGGCAAGTGCGTCTGTATGAGGCCAGTACAGGAACTCTGCACGTCCAGATCAGCGCCCATGCCCGGGCCATCTGTGCCCTGGACTTGGCTCCTGAGGTGGGCAAGGTCAGTCTCcttctccatccctccatccccatgTTCCTGGTACAGGGATGTTGAGAGGAACTGCACAGGCTTGTCTGCTCCTCAGTCTAGCCCTGTCCCTGGGTACCCGGACCAGGCACTACAGCCAATGCTAGTCCCCTGTCAGCATGTGCTAGTGCCCACTTTTcctacaaccttttttttttatagcttctCTCTGCAGCCGAGGACACCTTTATACACATCTGGAAGCTGAGCAGAAGCCCGGAGAGTGGCCACACTGAGGTGTGTGTTGTGGGAGGAGTGGAAAGTGGGGTCCAAGCATAAGGCAGCAGGCCCTGAGCAGCCCTCTTCTCCCCCAGGTGGAACACTGTCATGGTGAGTGTGTACCTGACACCCAGGTCTGTGGTGCCCGATTCTGTGACCCCTCAGGCAGCTCCTTTGCTGTGACTGGCTATGACCTTGCTGAGATCCTGAGATTCAGCAGCGCGTGAGAAGAGCAGCCCTCCTTTCTCCCTGCCGTATTTATAAAGGAACCCTCCACCCAGCCCTTGTCTGTTTACTCAGTATCACAGGCGACGATCAGTCAGCTCAGCTCCAGGGATGAGGGTATGGGGCAGGTCCAAACCAAGCAAAGAGGCAGTCTGTCCTCAAGAACCAGGTGAGGGCTGCCGTTAAATAACTTTTAATGGTTGTTGTGAGAGTCACAAGGGAGGTGACTCCCAAGGCTCTTCAGTGCCATCCTCAAAGCTGGTTAGTGCAGGGAGGTAGGGCAGGATTGGTTCCAGTTTTCTCCCAGGAAGGGTTTAAGGGGGGTCCCAGCCAGTCCCAGGAATGAGCCCCTCAGCACCTTGGCAACCACAGCTGAAGAGGGGCTTCTGCTCCCCCAGTccagcagaggaaggggaggccAAGCTGGCCAACCTGCTACTGACAGCGCCGCATCCAGAGCCCAACTGCACGTAGGTCCTCTCTTCCTCTGGCCAGATCCTGTTGCAAGCACCTTTCTGTCTCATACTGGTGACTGGAGCCAAGTGCGGGGTGGGCCTTTGCTGAAGAGGCCTCTGGACCTTGGGGATCGctgctgggggagaggggcaacCGCGTGGGAAGCCCTAGGGGAGTGGTCTGGGGGGACAGCGTCCAGGGAGAATGTTCGGGGTCGCCCCCAGGGCATGGGGTAGGTccgagctggggctggggccactGAGGCAGGTGAGCAGGGGCTAGGCAGGGCAGGCTGTTCTGTAAACATTGCTAGCCAGGGTGGGGGTGTCTCCAGCCTTGTGCCCTCCCGCTGGGCCAAGATGTCTGTCACCGCTGCGATGTCATCCAGCGGCTCAATAGCTGTGACACCAGGAAGGGGTTGAGGGGAGGGGGCTAGTCAGAGCTTAGGCCCCAGGCCTACCCAGCCCTGATCATCACCTGTCACTGTAATAGGAGGAAAGCAAAGCCCGGATCTCAGCTGAGATCGTATTATCCTGCAGGAGAAGCCCCTCacctgggccccctggggccacAGTCTCTGATAAGACTACAGGATCCGGGATGCAGGGGGATGGAGATGAAGGGGTGGGCagaagtgaatgaaaaaaattaagaaaaggaggaaaatgaaagcagTGCCAGGCAAGTgaagggtcagaggaagagacaggaatCCGCAtgcagaaagggaaacagagaagaagaaattaggaaagaaaCCCATGAAATGAATCTGGCTATTTGGGGGTTTGTCTGGAACTGTGGTGGCGATAGCTCTAAGAAGAGCTGGAGAAGAGAAACCAATGCAACAGGACTGAGTGGGCCTTGGGTCCCCAGAGCTCTGCCTCAGCCTattgctttctctctgtttccattATCTGGGCTACCTTGaagcccccaccccacttcccatCATGTTCCTGAAGTGTTCTTTCACTCACCCATCTCATGGTACAAGGATCCCTGCTTGGCCAGTACTTGGGGTGGTTTCCGGGGAACAGGGGTTTCAATCTTCATGATCTCATCACAGCACTGCTTCCACTGGCCTGAAGGGAGAGCAATgattggggagggaggaggaagacggAGAGGGCCAggccctcctctcccctgcaACATTTCCCTTCCATGCTTTCTGAAAACAGAGGCCTTTGCTAAAAATAAACCCCATCCCTCACAAAGGTTCAGACCATCCCCCTCCTCTTACTCATGTCAAAGAAAAGCTGCCACAGAGCTTCCATCCAGCTGTGCATGGCTCCCCGACTCTCTGTCTGAAGGGTGTGTGTCACCTCGTCCTCCCCATACCGGTTACTGATGCTCAGGGTGAAGGGCCGGCCTGCAGCCTGCTCCAGCTCCCCTGCCCGCACTCGAGTCTCCTGCAGGAGAAAAAGGCTCTGCTTCCACCTTCATCCTGATCACAGAAGTCAGCAGTGACCTGAGGCAGGTTTGGTCATCCCTGCCTTAGAAGGAGGAGCTTGTTGGGTCTCTCATTTGCCTCCTATTGAGCAGAGCAGAAAGGAATGGCAGGAAAGGACTGGGATGAAACAGAGCGTCCTCAGggaaaaggagcagaaggagacagggacagagggatTAAGTGAGACGGAGAAGGCACAGAGATGAGCAGGAGTGCTGAGGCCTGATGGCCCTCGGTACTTCCATAAAAGTTGGCAGGAGAGCCAGCAGAAGGGGTCAGAAATCAAGAGGGATCACTGGACTTGGGTTGGGAGAGAAAGccaggaaagggagaaggtgCAGACTGCAATCTGAGGGAAAGGACAGAAAGGGGATGAAGATCCTAAACTGGCCATGGGACCCTCGGGGACTTGGTGCGGCTGTCGCTGGTGAGTAGGAGAGCCTTTTCCAGTGATGCCAGCGAGAACATTCCTGGCCCTGAAGCTGGGTGTGGTGCTGTTAGGAGCAGCAGCAGGCTAGACTTCCATCTCTGCACCCACCCTCCTGGGGCCTGAAGAAGATGCTCCTGGGCCTGGGCACCTGGTAGTTTCACCACCAAGGGACCCATCACCTTGTTGATGGCAATAGTAAACAACGGCTCTTCCCCAGTGTCTGCGTCTTCAGGTTGCCGGTAACAGAAGAGGTTTGTGCCTTTCAGGACTCCATGCACTCGCGCCCAGTCCTGCAGCTCCCCAGCTTGCTGCGTAAATGACTCAAGGTTTCCTGGGGGAATCACACCCTCCAACACCCTTCTTCCCATTCCCCCATTAGGCATCTGCTCCTTTCTGCCCACCCTCATGTCTGATCCTCCTGTCTTCTTGCCATAACCCTCCTTCCTCCGCCCAGATCTTGATTTCTCTGTAGTCCTTCTGTGCCCAGATGATCCAactctcctctgccttctccgTGTTCCCTTCTACACCTCAGGGCCCCTCACCTGTACCCTGAGGGTACCATTTGCGGTAGGCTGAGTCATGCAGaaaggctgagccaccaggcggcAACACACGCTACCATAAAGGGGAAGCCAGGCGGGATTCTCCTCTGGAGGACAGAAAGTGCAGGGTAAGGGTGGGGAACGAGAGGGGACTATCCAGTAGCCCCTATTCTCACTGTCTGGCGTCCCCTGCCCTCAACAACACATACTCACCATGGCTGGCGAGGGTGAGGTCGTGCGTGCGGAACCCATCTTGCACTGCTGCCAGGGTGAGTGTGGTGTGAGCCAACAGGTGGTAACGAGGACCACTGTAGGACAGATACAGAAGTGGGCCTCAGCCCAGTGATGGCTGTCTCAGGCAGCAGGAGCTCTGAGGGCAGAGCAAATCGGCCCCCATTGTTCAGGCTGTCCCCCAGAAAACTAGCTTGCCTCCCCCACAAGGCTGAGAACATTTACCGAGCTCCTGCTAAGTGTCACGTCCTGTACTTTAGATATGTTATCCCACTGTATTCCCACAACAACCTTGGGATGTTGGTGGCATTGTTTCCTTCACAGATGAGACAGCTTGAGGCTTGGAGAAGTTAAGAAATTTGCTCGTATTTTATAGCTGGTAAGTGGTACAGCCAGAATTTGACCTATAGCTGTCTCCAAAGGCAGCAAAATCACTGCCCTAGAGCTTCTGAAACTGCTGCTCAGAGACCCAGTGTTTCCATCCGGTGCTTCCAGGCACCAGTAGGCAACCCAGCAGGACCGGGGCTACTTTGGTCCAACCAGGGCACTCTGTTCTATCCACATAAGATGCATTTGCCACTGCAAAAAAACTGAAAACCCCAGAGCTTAGCTCTCCCTGCATTCCCACTGGTCTTCTCAGTTGACTTGGGCCCAGCTCCAGGGCATAGGCCAGAGTTCCCAGCTGTGTGGGCTACTGCTTGATCATGTAGGTCTGTGCACTGTGGTAGCAATGCAAAATAGGTTCTGCATGCTCAGCACAGCTCAGAGCCCACCCCCCCTTGGCCAGGATATATGCAGTTGAGGGCAGTGGGGGGATGTAGGACCTTACCCCACAGCTGGGGTGGGAAGCAAAATGGGACTGCTTCCTGAACCTCCAGCACTCTCCAGCGATGCCCGGACACGCCTTCCTGAGGAGCGGCCTAGGGAGCTGCTGAGTTTGGTGGCAAGCCTCTTGGGGGCTCCAGCCAGGGCCCCCTCCTCTTCCATGCAGGCCCCATACAGCTCCAGTCGCAGTTCAAAGTCTGGCCCTGCCTCGGTGCTATAGGAgtgtgggaggaagagaggacgATGGTCCTGGGGAAGCCCAGGGAGGCGTGAGAGGGTGGGCAGGGGTAGAGGATGGATGTGGTCCAAGCACAGGACAGCTGCAATGGATGCAAGCACAGGACAGCTCCgcgccaggtgaggcccaccttccttcctcccctgcagCTGGCATCCAAGGATTGGagcagagaggaaaaaggagggaGCCACAGGGACAAGGTACTCACAAGATCACGTTGTTCTGAAAGGAGATGTCTGTAAGGGTTCTGTCCACCAGGATCATTTCTGTGTCCTGAATGTGTTCCCCTAGCTGCAGCAGCAGGAACACAGCCCAGCGGTGCAAGTCTGGGGACAGAGGCCCAAGCTGGTAAAGACCGTGCCTCACAAGAACCTCCAACCTCAGGACAGTGCCCCACAAGAACCTCCAGCCTCTCTGATCCAGCATGTGTGGAACTCACCGCCTTTGTTCTTGAAATATTCTGTGTCCTTCCACATTAGTGGAATCCGGAGgtctgaggggcagaggggcaggaagagatGTTGAGACAGGGCAGGAGATCTTGTGATGGGCCAAGGAGTGCCAGCAGCTTGGGGGGGGTGAGGGCGGAATGCTTCTTACCAGAGATGCAGACCCGGCCTCGGCAAGGCGAGCGTTCAGCAGGCGGCCCACTGTCAGAAGGCCTGTGGGCAAATCACAGCATCCTGGCCTGACCTTTAGACCTTGTTTCTCCCCCACCGGTCTGGTTCCCAGGGGCTCTAGGatgcctccagcccaggacctagccccccaggtccccagccaGGCTGACAGCAGGGCTGGAGGGCAGTTAGAGCGGTCAATTGGACCCAGGGGTCCgctgggcttggagacactagagGCACATTAGCTCACATGCAGCACAaactccagccccctcccccaccaagcaCCCTCTCTGACCATCTCCCCCAGACTCCTGCCAGGCACACAGCAAGGCTTGAGGGAACAGGTGCCCAGAGAGACTCCTTTTCAAGGGCTCTTCTCCATTAAACCCCAGGCTTGGAGGAATTTGCAGGCTTTCTTTCTAACAATAGGAAAGGCTGTTCTTCACCATCTTATCACTTCTTTGATATAGGAGGGTACTAGGTCGGTCAGAAAATCAAGAAGCTaagtaaagaatatatattctatttgccacgcacctctctcttcctccccctcagTTCTGATTTCTCCTCTACCATCCCCAGATAGGTTGAGCCTTCCCAGTACCCCAAGTTCCTCAGCCCCCACACCGGGGCCTTTCCCCCCTCCCTACCCACCAGCAGGACTCCCCGAGCATGCATCTCTCCTAAGGTGACAGCCAGTTTAACCATTAGCAACTTAGTAGGGCCTTAAGCTAAATGATGTGACACTTTTGGCAACGCATTTAGTTGTCAGTGATTTGGGGTGTATCTCAAATCCCACTGCCTAGGCTGTGCGGGGACTTGGACAGGGTAACGCTTGATGATGGCTGCCTCTTGGGAGACAGCAAATTCACATTAGGAACTGCCCCTTGTCTGCCTGCCCATTTGCTTTACGGGGAAGCAACAGGTTTGCTTATCTACCTTCCCCTGGGGGCTTCATGAGTGAGCTCTGGAGGGCTCCTGGCAACTTCTGGTGGCAGCCTTCATGGCTGAGGTGGGAGGGGATCATACCAGTGAGTAGCTAGGACCTTCTTTCCATCCAGCTTTGTGGGGCCAAGCAGGCTTGTTTTGCCAGAAGCCAGTTTTCGAAATGACCAGTTTACCAAAAGTGGCCAATTCTCAGAATGATCAACTTGCCTGGTAttcattctctccaacattttaGTTTCACCAGAGCATCACCTCAACCATTTCCCTGCAGCTGTCAGATTGGCAGCATCTAATGTCAGTGTAGCTGGTGTTTCATATCCAGAAGCTGACcccttttaaaatacattatctaATCTATGTGAATGGGTAGGCattcccttaaatatttttttcccttaaatatttttaattatttcctccCTCAAGCACTGCTCATGTGTGAAGTGAGCCTCAGGTACACTATTGTCAGTTGGTGGTAAATTGGCCATCTGGTGAACTGACTTTGAGAAGATGAGCTTTCCAGAAGCCAGGCAGGCAGCCTCATCAGATCACAGGCTGAGTGTAGCAAATTAGCACTTTTATATTATAACCCCTCAGCCTCACAGCCTTTCACCAGATACCCTGGCTCTCCTGAGTCCAGTCCTAGCTACTCACTAGTGCACCTGTGGGCAGCACACTGTGGTAATAAAATGCCAATGGGTCTCCCAGGCATTTGACAGGGCTTCATGGGGAATTGACCTTCAGGGTGACCCAAACAAAGAACATATACACACTGCACCACTACCCGCCATAAGGCCTTGTGTCCCCCTTGCTCACCGCCGGCCTGTCTTCTCCAGCACCTGTGCCTCTTTCCGCCGCTGCAGCTCGCCCATGTAGCTAAGGATGCGGCTATTGCACACCAGCAGGCTCTTGGTGGCCTCTAGGGCCTGTTCTCGCTGGGAGCAGGCCGCCAGCAGCTTGCAGGCCCCTTCCCTCATCCGGATCTCATGGTCTAGCTTTCTCTGCAACTCTGTGTCCTAGACAGAGTGGGGAAAAGGATAAGAAGGAAATGTCAGTTGGGGACAGGCTGAAGCACCCTCCAGTCCCCAGTGGGCTGTGGCCCAGGAGAAACTGACAAGAAACTTCTATTTCAGGCAACTCAACCTCAGCTGCCCAATAACCAGAGAAGCTTTGTCCTCGTGCAGTTGATGGTAAGAGCTTAAATTCCTTCAGCCTCTTTTGAGCACAATTTGGAAAAATCTATGAAAACTAGAAATTCACATATCCTCTGGTCCAGCTATTCAATATCTAGGAGTTTATCCCACAAAGACAGTTAAACATGTGAGCAAAGCCATATTCATTGcaactttgttttaaaacacCAACATTAAAAGTTCACTCAAGCATTGGTTAAATAAGTTCCAGCATTTCCATGGAATATGGAATATTGCAAACATTAAAGAGTGAGGTAGACATATATATGCAGATAtgaaataatcttcaaaatatatgaaatgaggggtgcctgggtgtttcattcagttaagcatccaaatctcgattctggctcaggtcatgatctcagggttctgagaccgagccccgaatcaggctctgcactcaccaaggagtctgcttaggattatccttctccctttgcccctccccctgctcatgcttgaaCATGCATGCATACTtactctctctcagaaaaaaaaaaaaatatatatatatagtgtacaAATGGTAGCATGCTGTAATACTGTTCTACTCTCTTttcttactttatatatatatatatatatatatataggatactAGGTCGGTCAGAAAAtcaagtgatatatatatatgggccTGGGTGCCAGGAATGGAAAATAGatttatgttactttttaaaaaaatatatatccttctTTACTACTGTACAATTGGaaattgtgattttgttttgttttatgaggaagaaggggagagagaatctcaagcagactcatgcCCAACAGGACTGATGTGGAGCTTaatcttaatctgtaaaatgtaaatttaatcttacaaccctgagagcatgacctgaggcagaatcaagagtcagacacttaaccaactgagccactcaggcacctcttgtgttacctttttaaaatattaaatcctttcagttaaacacacacagacacacacacacattaccaGGCTCTACTTCAGACTTGCAGAGTAAGAATCTCTAAGAGTGGAACGTGGGTGGTTTTTTGAAAATTCCCCAAGTGCTTCTGAGGTGTAGGCAGGGCTGAGAACTACCaactaaagaaaatgaacaagataGTAAAGACCATCCTAGGTTACTCCAAAGACTCATgtgatggcgggggggggggcgggggggggcggggacatCTAGTTGGCAAGAGATCTATGGAGAAGGAGCATACCACCTATAGCATTCACCCATGCTTCTCAGAACCCTGTACACACTCCAAATTAGGGGATCCGCCACCTACTGGCTCTCTGATCTTGGGAGGTTGAGGACAGTGGCAAGGATTAGGGATGGGAAGGCAGGTAAAGCAGGTCAGGAGTGAGGGGCTAAATAGGCTGTGCATAAGGATGGGGCGGTGGTTTAGGCACTGAGAGAGGCACCAGGATTCTGAGGAACATTTACTCAGAAAGAGCCCTGGAGGTCTTGGCAGACAGTGGAGGGGAAGAGCACCAGTTTGACATAAGACAAACCTGGGTCTGAGTTAGTCCTGTCAGTCTTGAGAAGCTGGAAAGAACTGATTTAAAATGAGCT
This is a stretch of genomic DNA from Canis lupus baileyi chromosome 12, mCanLup2.hap1, whole genome shotgun sequence. It encodes these proteins:
- the WDR54 gene encoding WD repeat-containing protein 54 translates to MFRRERSIPLRGSAAALCNNLSVLHVPARNLTHFGVVHGPSAQLLSAAPEGVPLAQRQLHAKEGAGVSPPLITQVHWCVLPFRVLLVLTSHRGIQMYESDGSVMVYWHALDSGDVSPVQAVFARGIASSGHFICVGTWSGRILVFDIPAKGPNIVLSEELAGHQTSVTDIATEPAQGQDCVADMVTADDSGLLCVWQSGPEFKLMTRIPGFGVPCPSVQLWHGIVAAGYGDGQVRLYEASTGTLHVQISAHARAICALDLAPEVGKLLSAAEDTFIHIWKLSRSPESGHTEVEHCHGECVPDTQVCGARFCDPSGSSFAVTGYDLAEILRFSSA